The genomic region CTGCCAGCTTCCAGGAACTCTTCACCAGTCAGCAGGaactacaataacaataagtgATAGAACATTATAAATAGCAAAAATAGCtacatcaacaacaaaaaagctgctaGAGATGATGAGATGATCTGTGGGAGAGAAAAACAATGTTACAGTGAACTGAGTTGAGCCCCGGATCTTTACATGAGCAGCCAACGCCCAAGATTGAGTTACAGGAACAGTCAgtcaacaaaaaatgaaaattctacACCTGTTCAGCTCCTCCCTTTCAGAGCTCCTCCTCTCCTACACCGACTGCCTGCTGGAGGAAACTGAACCTCATTCTGTCCCTCTGTTGATCGTCTCTCTACTCTTTCAATCTCACCCTGGAAAAGAGACACTCATAAAAGCTCTTATctaacaattctgactttattAAACCATCTTTCTGAAGAGATCTGAAGACAGTGAGATGAAGGACTACAGCGGGTGATTCTGAACACTCCTGCTGTGTTCAgtacagacatcaaataaagtgTAAGAGGCATCTGGACAAGAGAAACCGTGAAAAAAAGAGACCAGCAGCTTGAAGAACATGGCATCTAAAAGCGCTCTACCAGAGGACGATCTGTTATGCCCTGTGTGCCGTGACATTTTCAATGATCCCGTCATTCTGCCGTGCAGCCACAGTGTGTGTAAAACCTGTCTGCAGAGGTTCTGGGAAGCTAAGGAGTCTCGAGAATGTCCAGTTTGCAGAAGAAGATCCACCAAAGAAGATCCTCTCAGTAACCTTgttctgaagaacctttgtgaGTCTTTTCTAGAGAGCAGGAGTCAGAGATCTTCAGCAGGGTCTGAGGGGCTCTGCGTTCTGCACAATGAGGAACTCAAACTCTTCTGTCTGGATGATcagcagcctgtgtgtgtggtgtgtcagACTTCAAAGAACCATAAAAATCATGAACTCAGCCCAACAGATGAAGCTGTGACTGACTTTAAGGTAGGACTTCTGTCTAAAATATGAGAAACAAGATGTATAAACTTTCTCAGTTGAGTAACTGATTaacttaaatatgttaaatgtgAGGTCAGTGGGTGGGGGTTAAGGGCAAAGGGCAGAAAATATGGTTGAATTATAAACTCAGAATAATCAGGTCATAAAAATGGCCTGTTGTTTTATCAACTAAGCTATAAAACCTTTGAGCAGTTGTCCACTCTGAAACATTTTAACTGATCAGAATGTATaaagctgaactgctgtttatttgcagaataaACTCAAGTCTGCTTTGGAGCCTCTACAGAAGAATCTGAAGGTCTTACATAAAGCTAAACAAGACTATGACCAAACAGCCGCCCACATTAAGGTGAAACATCATCTTGAACTGTGAAATATGTTGCTGAGGTCATGTTTCTGATGAGGGTCAACTTCTCCTGTAGGTGCTAAACGCTTTTAGATCATCTGTTAGAGTTTGTGTTTCCTAATCGTCTCTCATTCCAGACGCAGGCTCAGCACACAGAGAGGCAGATAAAGGAGGAGTTTGAGAAGCTTCACCAGTTTCtaagagaagaagaagcagcaagGATAGCTGCActgaaggaggaagaggagcagaagAGTCAGATGATGAGAAGGAAGACTGAAGAGATGAATGGAGAAATATCAGCTCTTTCAGACACAATCAGGAACATACAGAAGCAAATGAAAGCTGACGACGTTCTGTTCTTACTGGTATGTAATGCTTCTTTATTTGTTGCTTTCTTTCTATTAGTCTCTCTGTcact from Pygocentrus nattereri isolate fPygNat1 chromosome 9, fPygNat1.pri, whole genome shotgun sequence harbors:
- the LOC108414544 gene encoding tripartite motif-containing protein 35-like, translating into MASKSALPEDDLLCPVCRDIFNDPVILPCSHSVCKTCLQRFWEAKESRECPVCRRRSTKEDPLSNLVLKNLCESFLESRSQRSSAGSEGLCVLHNEELKLFCLDDQQPVCVVCQTSKNHKNHELSPTDEAVTDFKNKLKSALEPLQKNLKVLHKAKQDYDQTAAHIKTQAQHTERQIKEEFEKLHQFLREEEAARIAALKEEEEQKSQMMRRKTEEMNGEISALSDTIRNIQKQMKADDVLFLLNFKSTEKQAQLTPKDPEKTSGALINVGKHLSNLKFRVWENMQEVLQYTPVTLDPNTAHPDLHLSDDLTTVQNRKQRSTIPDNPERFEKTWCVLGSEGFNSGIHCWDVQVEDSDNWSLGVITESGTRQGNSVWGSAWRLYYVFGEYQIRCPGQAVHSFTPKEKPQRVRVQLDWDRGKVTFTDLLTNTHLHTITHTFTQRVLPYFCNRSVHPLRILPVKTSVTVEQHS